A window of Deltaproteobacteria bacterium contains these coding sequences:
- a CDS encoding NADH-quinone oxidoreductase subunit M, whose amino-acid sequence MLFQGILTGVVFIPFAAALVILLGWIGRAALGRSGPSTALDNFARGVAGLGTLGAFVMALVAWGGFDTGTSELQFVDHFVWIRSFNVEFFLGVDGLSIALILLTGFISLIAWVASIPHEHADDHHFSRRAVAGYQVMFLILQTGMYGTFLAQDVFLFYVFWEVMLLPMYFLIGIWGGPRKEYAAIKFFLYTLAGSVLMLLAIIALYYNSPAWKLVDGTDVAHTFSMVGWKWAAQSGVYASVDPILGFTFTHVVWLGLFIGFSIKVPIFPFHTWLPDAHVEAPTPISVILAGILLKTGGYGIFRFCLGFLPESTEFFAGFEGGVPLLPVIGTVSIVYAAMVCMGQTDLKKLIAYSSVSHMGFVLLGLSALTPQGLSGAMFVMIAHGVVSPMLFLIVGVVYDRAHHRNIEGFGGLAKQVPEYTGLMGLAFFASLGLPGLAGFIGEVTVFLGAFAQQTIYVAISATAVIITAAYYLWAIQRVFLGGFNTKYEKLPDVVWIERLTLYPLAIVTIVLGFWPAPIFEMVNVGLFALLK is encoded by the coding sequence ATGCTCTTCCAAGGCATCCTGACTGGCGTCGTCTTCATCCCCTTCGCCGCGGCCCTCGTGATCCTCCTGGGCTGGATCGGGCGCGCGGCCCTCGGCAGGTCGGGCCCGAGCACCGCGCTCGACAACTTCGCCCGCGGCGTCGCCGGCCTGGGCACCCTCGGTGCCTTCGTCATGGCCCTGGTGGCCTGGGGCGGCTTCGACACCGGCACCTCCGAGCTGCAATTCGTCGACCACTTCGTGTGGATCCGCTCCTTCAACGTCGAGTTCTTCCTCGGCGTGGACGGGCTCTCCATCGCGCTCATCCTGCTGACGGGCTTCATCAGCCTCATCGCCTGGGTGGCCTCCATCCCCCACGAGCACGCCGACGACCACCACTTCTCCCGTCGGGCCGTGGCCGGCTACCAGGTGATGTTCCTGATCCTGCAGACCGGCATGTACGGCACCTTCCTCGCCCAGGACGTCTTCCTCTTCTACGTCTTCTGGGAGGTGATGCTCCTGCCGATGTACTTCCTCATCGGCATCTGGGGCGGCCCGCGCAAGGAGTACGCGGCGATCAAGTTCTTCCTCTACACCCTCGCCGGCAGCGTGCTGATGCTGCTCGCGATCATCGCCCTCTACTACAACTCCCCGGCCTGGAAGCTGGTGGACGGCACCGATGTCGCCCACACCTTCTCGATGGTCGGCTGGAAGTGGGCCGCCCAGAGCGGCGTCTACGCCTCGGTGGATCCGATCCTCGGCTTCACCTTCACCCACGTGGTCTGGCTGGGCCTCTTCATCGGCTTCTCGATCAAGGTGCCGATCTTCCCCTTCCACACCTGGCTCCCCGACGCCCACGTCGAGGCCCCCACCCCCATCTCGGTCATCCTGGCGGGCATCCTCCTGAAGACCGGCGGCTACGGCATCTTCCGCTTCTGCCTGGGCTTCCTGCCGGAGAGCACCGAGTTCTTCGCGGGCTTCGAGGGCGGCGTCCCCCTGCTGCCGGTCATCGGCACGGTCTCCATCGTCTACGCGGCGATGGTCTGCATGGGCCAGACCGACCTGAAGAAGCTCATCGCCTACTCCTCCGTGAGCCACATGGGCTTCGTCCTCCTGGGCCTCTCGGCGCTCACGCCGCAGGGCCTCTCCGGCGCGATGTTCGTGATGATCGCCCACGGCGTCGTCTCCCCCATGTTGTTCTTGATTGTGGGGGTCGTCTACGACCGGGCACACCACCGGAACATCGAGGGCTTCGGCGGCCTGGCCAAGCAGGTGCCCGAGTACACGGGCCTGATGGGCCTGGCCTTCTTCGCCTCCCTGGGCCTGCCGGGCCTCGCGGGCTTCATCGGCGAGGTCACGGTCTTCCTCGGGGCCTTCGCCCAGCAGACGATCTACGTGGCCATCTCGGCCACCGCGGTGATCATCACCGCCGCCTACTACCTCTGGGCCATCCAGCGGGTCTTCCTCGGCGGCTTCAACACCAAGTACGAGAAGCTCCCCGACGTGGTCTGGATCGAGCGGCTGACCCTCTACCCGCTCGCCATCGTCACCATCGTCCTCGGCTTCTGGCCCGCGCCCATCTTCGAGATGGTCAACGTCGGCCTCTTCGCTCTCCTGAAGTAG
- the nuoL gene encoding NADH-quinone oxidoreductase subunit L, protein MNALITLLLAGTEAAHEAAAEAAAFPTEALVGTNHLLWIIPALPLLGAAINLAIGARLQRAGKENIASSIAVGVMVLATLYAWFSVLPTLLGQPVDQRYLGDTVWSMFSAGSLNVEMAFAIDPLSMVMVLIILTIATGIHIYSVGYMHGDPIYWKFFVYLNYFVFSMLLLVMGDNFLVMFFGWEGVGLASYLLIGFWHQDVEKAKAGSKAFIVNRFGDFGFILGLFALFWALGGNFVGGDWRPQEGAKAMRHEAAAPTMVVGASQTEIPVGPTLNFRELRNQIVIQETGVAVRLVSMTFWGLPLMAIIGILFFIGATGKSAQIPLFVWLPDAMAGPTPVSALIHAATMVTAGVYMVARLNFLYSLSPIAMTVVAMVGATTALLAATIGFFQHDIKKVLAYSTVSQLGYMFVGVGIGAYWLGIFHLLNHACFKACLFLGSGSVIHGCHHEQDMRKMGGLKKLMPITAWTYLVATIAIVGLPIANAFYSKDEILWKALTGENLLVPGWIPWLLGLIGAMGTAYYMWRSYVFTFKGEYRGEVHEAHGEEHGDDHGHHGGLPHESPRSMTWVLVFLAVLSILTLFLGLPHALGFHPWLEAFLSPVMAGSEPLLAFAALGEHPVGIEWTLIIVGGLVVPIGGYFVARYFYEGKGMALRDALAENQDTSFGPLPLKASVYGPVYRLLYDKYRVDELYDWLIIQPFMKATRAAAAFDKWVVDGAVNVVGHTGRIVCESMSAVDRIGVDGAVLGVARVLDRAGKGLTELQASTVRTYFYSVLGGALVIVVLNYVLF, encoded by the coding sequence ATGAACGCCCTCATCACGCTCCTGCTCGCCGGAACGGAGGCGGCCCACGAGGCCGCCGCAGAGGCCGCGGCCTTCCCGACGGAAGCCCTCGTCGGGACGAACCACCTCCTCTGGATCATCCCGGCCCTCCCCCTCCTCGGCGCCGCCATCAACCTCGCCATCGGCGCCCGGCTGCAGCGCGCCGGCAAGGAGAACATCGCCTCGTCCATCGCCGTCGGGGTGATGGTTCTGGCGACCCTCTACGCCTGGTTCTCCGTGCTCCCCACCCTCCTGGGGCAGCCGGTCGATCAGCGCTACCTGGGCGACACGGTCTGGTCGATGTTCTCGGCCGGCAGCCTGAACGTGGAGATGGCCTTCGCCATCGACCCCCTCTCGATGGTGATGGTCCTGATCATCCTCACCATCGCCACGGGCATCCACATCTACTCCGTGGGCTACATGCACGGAGACCCCATCTACTGGAAGTTCTTCGTCTACCTGAACTACTTCGTCTTCTCGATGTTGCTGCTCGTCATGGGCGACAACTTCCTGGTGATGTTCTTCGGCTGGGAGGGCGTGGGGCTCGCCTCCTACCTCCTCATCGGCTTCTGGCACCAGGACGTCGAGAAGGCCAAGGCCGGCTCGAAGGCCTTCATCGTCAACCGCTTCGGTGACTTCGGCTTCATCCTCGGCCTCTTCGCCCTCTTCTGGGCCCTCGGCGGCAACTTCGTCGGCGGCGACTGGCGGCCCCAGGAGGGCGCCAAGGCCATGCGCCACGAGGCCGCCGCCCCCACGATGGTGGTGGGCGCGAGCCAGACCGAGATCCCGGTCGGCCCCACCCTGAACTTCCGCGAGCTGCGCAACCAGATCGTCATCCAGGAGACGGGCGTGGCGGTGCGGCTGGTGAGCATGACCTTCTGGGGCCTGCCCCTGATGGCCATCATCGGCATCCTCTTCTTCATCGGCGCCACCGGGAAGTCGGCCCAAATACCCCTCTTCGTCTGGCTCCCCGACGCCATGGCCGGCCCGACCCCCGTCTCCGCGCTCATCCACGCGGCGACGATGGTCACCGCCGGCGTCTACATGGTGGCGAGGCTGAACTTCCTCTACTCGCTCTCGCCCATCGCCATGACCGTGGTCGCCATGGTCGGCGCGACGACGGCCCTGCTGGCCGCGACCATCGGCTTCTTCCAGCACGACATCAAGAAGGTGCTGGCCTACTCGACGGTCTCCCAGCTCGGCTACATGTTCGTCGGCGTCGGCATCGGCGCCTACTGGCTGGGCATCTTCCACCTGCTCAACCACGCCTGCTTCAAGGCCTGCCTCTTCCTCGGCTCGGGCTCGGTGATCCACGGCTGCCACCACGAGCAGGACATGCGGAAGATGGGCGGCCTGAAGAAGCTCATGCCCATCACGGCCTGGACCTACCTGGTGGCGACCATCGCCATCGTGGGCCTGCCCATCGCCAACGCCTTCTACTCGAAGGACGAGATCCTCTGGAAGGCGCTCACCGGCGAGAACCTCCTGGTCCCCGGCTGGATCCCCTGGCTCCTCGGCCTCATCGGCGCGATGGGCACCGCCTATTACATGTGGCGCTCCTACGTCTTCACCTTCAAGGGTGAGTACCGGGGCGAGGTCCACGAGGCGCACGGCGAGGAGCACGGGGACGACCACGGCCACCACGGCGGCCTCCCCCACGAGTCGCCGAGGTCGATGACCTGGGTGCTGGTCTTCCTGGCCGTGCTCTCGATCCTCACCCTCTTCCTCGGCCTGCCCCACGCCCTGGGCTTCCACCCCTGGCTGGAGGCCTTCCTCTCCCCGGTGATGGCGGGCTCCGAGCCGCTGCTGGCCTTCGCCGCCCTCGGCGAGCATCCGGTGGGCATCGAGTGGACCCTCATCATCGTGGGCGGCCTGGTGGTTCCCATCGGTGGCTACTTCGTGGCGCGCTACTTCTACGAGGGCAAGGGCATGGCCCTGCGCGACGCGCTGGCCGAGAACCAGGACACCTCCTTCGGCCCGCTGCCCCTGAAGGCCTCGGTCTACGGGCCGGTCTACCGGCTGCTCTACGACAAGTACCGGGTGGACGAGCTCTACGACTGGCTGATCATCCAGCCCTTCATGAAGGCCACCCGCGCCGCCGCCGCCTTCGACAAGTGGGTCGTGGACGGGGCGGTGAACGTCGTCGGCCACACCGGCCGCATCGTCTGCGAGTCCATGAGCGCCGTCGATCGCATCGGCGTCGACGGGGCCGTGCTCGGCGTGGCCCGCGTCCTGGACCGCGCCGGCAAGGGGCTCACCGAGCTCCAGGCCAGCACGGTGCGCACCTACTTCTACTCGGTTCTCGGCGGTGCGCTGGTCATCGTCGTCCTCAACTACGTGCTCTTCTAG
- the nuoK gene encoding NADH-quinone oxidoreductase subunit NuoK, protein MLPAIGLTHYLILGAVLFVFGFICVMSRKNAIGLLMGVELILNAANVNFVAFGRYVEGLSAGVTGQILALFVIVLAAAEAAVALAIVLALYQNAHTIDVDTLEAQRGPTLESLATDRIW, encoded by the coding sequence ATGCTTCCTGCCATCGGGCTGACCCACTACCTGATCCTCGGCGCGGTCCTCTTCGTCTTCGGCTTCATCTGCGTGATGAGCCGCAAGAACGCCATCGGGCTGCTGATGGGCGTCGAGCTGATCCTCAACGCCGCCAACGTGAACTTCGTGGCCTTCGGCCGCTACGTCGAGGGCCTCTCCGCCGGCGTCACCGGCCAGATCCTGGCCCTCTTCGTCATCGTCCTGGCCGCCGCCGAGGCGGCCGTGGCCCTGGCCATCGTGCTGGCGCTCTACCAGAACGCCCACACCATCGACGTGGACACCCTCGAGGCCCAGCGCGGCCCCACCCTCGAGTCGCTCGCCACCGACCGCATCTGGTGA
- a CDS encoding NADH-quinone oxidoreductase subunit J yields the protein MSKHILTILGVLALLGLTLVAVAKLAPAGGAAFERAPATDLTTLLWYVFAALAVTTAALTALHPKIIYAGLSLLGTFGAIAAIFVFLSADFLAVTQVAVYIGGILVLILFAVMLTNRIGTDVVTNPSVKLPVAVGLGVLLLGLLAYGLGQTGWSVAAVGAPTESTASLGHALLTTYLLPFEVASVLLVAVIIGAVIVVRKEVRPDADEAGPRA from the coding sequence ATGAGCAAGCACATCCTGACCATCCTCGGCGTCCTCGCTCTCCTGGGCCTGACCCTGGTGGCCGTCGCGAAGCTGGCCCCCGCCGGCGGCGCGGCGTTCGAGCGAGCGCCCGCCACCGACCTGACCACCCTCCTCTGGTACGTCTTCGCCGCCCTCGCGGTGACCACGGCGGCCCTGACGGCCCTGCACCCGAAGATCATCTACGCCGGCCTCTCCCTCCTGGGCACCTTCGGCGCGATCGCGGCGATCTTCGTGTTTCTCTCGGCCGACTTCCTGGCCGTCACCCAGGTCGCCGTCTACATCGGCGGCATCCTGGTGCTGATCCTCTTCGCGGTGATGCTCACCAACCGGATCGGCACCGACGTGGTGACCAACCCCTCGGTGAAGCTCCCGGTGGCCGTGGGCCTCGGCGTACTGCTCCTGGGCCTGCTGGCCTACGGCCTCGGTCAGACCGGCTGGAGCGTGGCCGCGGTCGGCGCCCCGACCGAGTCCACGGCCTCTCTCGGGCACGCCCTCCTGACCACCTACCTGCTGCCCTTCGAGGTGGCCTCGGTGCTCCTGGTGGCGGTGATCATCGGCGCGGTGATCGTCGTCCGCAAGGAGGTCCGCCCCGACGCCGACGAGGCTGGCCCCCGGGCCTGA
- a CDS encoding NADH-quinone oxidoreductase subunit I, giving the protein MRAQVGSGYFANIKNSTRTIWHGMSITLSYMFRRPITVQYPDRTEVPVRDTLPDRYRGFLEVDMDICTACQACQKDCPIDCIRIDIEGKGKERYMTRFDIDIAKCMFCGLCTENCPTGAIQHTPEFEASALAMENLTFRFISDPVQGVPPYKVEKGVDSYQRKPLGSILSGIIKPWDAPPPVFPDPEPEPEPEAAPEAEPALEADAS; this is encoded by the coding sequence ATGCGCGCACAGGTAGGCTCTGGCTACTTCGCCAACATCAAGAACAGCACCCGGACCATCTGGCACGGGATGAGCATCACGCTCTCCTACATGTTCCGGCGCCCGATCACGGTGCAGTACCCGGACCGCACCGAGGTCCCGGTCCGGGACACCCTGCCCGACCGCTATCGAGGCTTCCTCGAGGTCGACATGGACATCTGCACGGCCTGCCAGGCCTGCCAGAAGGACTGTCCGATCGACTGCATCCGGATCGACATCGAGGGCAAGGGCAAGGAGCGCTACATGACGCGCTTCGACATCGACATCGCCAAGTGCATGTTCTGTGGCCTCTGCACCGAGAACTGCCCCACGGGGGCCATCCAGCACACCCCCGAGTTCGAGGCCTCCGCCCTCGCGATGGAGAACCTCACCTTCCGCTTCATCTCGGACCCGGTGCAGGGCGTCCCCCCCTACAAGGTCGAGAAGGGCGTCGACAGCTACCAGCGCAAGCCGCTGGGCTCGATCCTCTCCGGCATCATCAAGCCCTGGGACGCCCCGCCCCCCGTCTTCCCCGATCCCGAGCCGGAGCCCGAGCCTGAGGCAGCGCCCGAGGCCGAGCCCGCCTTGGAGGCCGACGCCTCATGA
- a CDS encoding NADH-quinone oxidoreductase subunit H: protein MQAFADKLIQLLEHDPATWEYTQIFYAGVMLAFICLLFFVLVLPLFAGISTWLERKVSARMQSRIGPNRAGPHGFFVWIADGVKLFLKEDLIPAEADHLLFRLGPHLVMVGLCASVVVLPFAAGSTIADMNLALFYLMAVTSIEVVGILVSGWASNSKWSLLGGFRSAAQIISYEIPVALTFMVVALSAGTLSLGGIVAAQGPWPWEWYLVHSPMHFVAFFLYATAALAEGNRTPFDLPEAESELVSGFNTEYSGFRFSAFFMAEFANIWIMNIVGVVLFFGGWQLPFLNDRFTAPIIADGAFDGWALVWTFVSLLVLLAKVSVGVFVVLWLRWTLPRLRIDQMMALCWKYLVPVGILLVILTAAWELVLYEVPSLKWMFPGLLTLVSAGLLFAFLRQTYRNFELSGDTPSLENF from the coding sequence GTGCAAGCCTTCGCTGACAAGCTCATCCAGCTCCTCGAGCACGACCCGGCCACCTGGGAGTACACCCAGATCTTCTACGCGGGGGTCATGCTGGCCTTCATCTGCTTGCTCTTCTTCGTGCTGGTGTTGCCGCTCTTCGCGGGCATCAGCACCTGGCTGGAGCGGAAGGTCTCGGCCCGGATGCAGTCGCGGATCGGCCCCAACCGGGCCGGCCCCCACGGCTTTTTCGTCTGGATCGCCGACGGCGTGAAGCTCTTCCTCAAGGAGGACCTCATCCCCGCCGAGGCCGACCACCTGCTCTTCCGGCTCGGGCCTCACCTGGTGATGGTCGGCCTGTGCGCCTCGGTCGTCGTCCTGCCCTTCGCGGCCGGTTCGACCATCGCCGACATGAACCTGGCCCTCTTCTACCTGATGGCCGTCACCTCCATCGAGGTGGTGGGCATCCTGGTCTCGGGCTGGGCGTCGAACAGCAAGTGGTCGCTGCTCGGCGGCTTCCGCTCCGCCGCGCAGATCATCTCCTACGAGATCCCGGTGGCCCTGACCTTCATGGTCGTCGCCCTCTCCGCCGGCACCCTCTCCCTCGGCGGCATCGTCGCGGCGCAGGGTCCGTGGCCCTGGGAGTGGTACCTGGTGCACAGCCCGATGCACTTCGTGGCCTTCTTCCTCTACGCCACCGCGGCGCTGGCCGAGGGCAACCGGACGCCCTTCGACCTCCCCGAGGCCGAGTCCGAGCTCGTCTCGGGCTTCAACACCGAGTACTCCGGCTTCCGCTTCTCGGCCTTCTTCATGGCCGAGTTCGCCAACATCTGGATCATGAACATCGTCGGCGTGGTCCTCTTCTTCGGCGGCTGGCAGCTCCCCTTCCTGAACGACCGGTTCACGGCTCCGATCATCGCCGACGGCGCCTTCGATGGCTGGGCTCTCGTGTGGACCTTCGTCTCGCTCCTCGTGCTGCTGGCCAAGGTCAGCGTGGGCGTCTTCGTGGTCCTCTGGCTGCGCTGGACCCTGCCCCGCCTGCGCATCGATCAGATGATGGCCCTGTGCTGGAAGTACCTGGTGCCCGTCGGCATCCTGCTGGTCATCCTCACCGCGGCCTGGGAGCTCGTCCTGTACGAGGTCCCGTCGCTGAAGTGGATGTTCCCGGGGTTGCTCACGCTCGTCAGCGCCGGGCTGCTCTTCGCCTTCCTGCGCCAGACCTACCGGAACTTCGAGCTCTCCGGTGACACCCCGAGCCTGGAGAACTTCTGA
- a CDS encoding NADH-quinone oxidoreductase subunit D (Catalyzes the transfer of electrons from NADH to quinone) has protein sequence MSQLSIQRQDAPGDDLLINFGPQHPSTHGVINLVVETDGEVITRAIPDVGYLHRSLEKIGEKCTYHGYMPYTDRIDYVAAMFANEGYARVIERLQGIEVPQQAEYCRVLACELCRIASHMIAVGTNATDIGAVTPLLHATREREYANDLLEELCGARLTYNYMRIGGVSAPVPIGWLDKLSRFLDHLEPIMIEFNRLITENEIYVQRLANIAPISAKEAIAFGLVGPNLRASGVDWDLRRDVPYGVYPDFDFEVPVGRGERGTVGDCYDRWLMRVREILQSARILRQAIEKYPTEGEFVAAKVPRKLKPKANEAQSRIESARGEMAYYVVADGGENPYRVRARTGSFAVMTIVEKISRGLMIQDLIAFFASIDVVAPEIDR, from the coding sequence GTGAGCCAGCTGAGCATCCAGCGGCAGGACGCCCCCGGCGACGACCTGCTGATCAACTTCGGGCCGCAGCACCCCTCCACCCACGGCGTGATCAACCTGGTCGTCGAGACCGACGGTGAGGTCATCACCCGGGCCATCCCCGACGTGGGCTACCTGCACCGCTCCCTCGAGAAGATCGGCGAGAAGTGCACGTACCACGGCTACATGCCCTACACCGATCGCATCGACTACGTGGCGGCGATGTTCGCCAACGAGGGCTACGCCCGGGTCATCGAGCGGCTCCAGGGCATCGAGGTCCCCCAGCAGGCCGAGTACTGCCGGGTGCTGGCCTGTGAGCTCTGCCGCATCGCCTCCCACATGATCGCCGTGGGCACCAACGCCACCGACATCGGCGCCGTGACCCCGCTGCTCCACGCCACCCGGGAGCGGGAGTACGCCAACGATCTCCTCGAGGAGCTCTGCGGCGCCCGCCTCACCTACAACTACATGCGGATCGGCGGCGTCTCCGCGCCCGTGCCCATCGGCTGGCTCGACAAGCTCTCCCGCTTCCTCGACCACCTCGAGCCGATCATGATCGAGTTCAACCGCCTCATCACGGAGAACGAGATCTACGTCCAGCGTCTGGCGAACATCGCGCCGATCAGCGCCAAGGAGGCCATCGCCTTCGGCCTGGTGGGCCCCAACCTGCGCGCCTCCGGCGTCGACTGGGATCTGCGCCGCGACGTGCCCTACGGCGTCTACCCCGACTTCGACTTCGAGGTCCCGGTGGGCCGGGGCGAGCGTGGCACGGTGGGCGACTGCTACGACCGCTGGCTGATGCGGGTGCGCGAGATCCTCCAGTCCGCCAGGATCCTGCGCCAGGCCATCGAGAAGTACCCCACCGAGGGCGAGTTCGTCGCGGCCAAGGTGCCCCGCAAGCTCAAGCCCAAGGCGAACGAGGCCCAGTCGCGCATCGAGAGCGCCCGAGGCGAGATGGCCTACTACGTCGTCGCCGACGGCGGCGAGAACCCCTACCGGGTGCGGGCCCGCACCGGCTCCTTCGCCGTCATGACCATCGTCGAGAAGATCTCGCGAGGCCTGATGATCCAGGACCTCATCGCCTTCTTCGCCTCCATCGACGTGGTCGCCCCCGAGATCGACCGCTAG
- a CDS encoding NADH-quinone oxidoreductase subunit C, whose translation MTVQEIVEQLKATFGEKVGELSETLDPFLTLKAEDLLEIAGFLKDTAGLEMDFLQDETAVDYPDESLIRMVYHLFSYQHRHGIVLKVELDRAAPKVPTLEGLWPVANWLEREVWDLFGVDFEGHSDLRRIMLPDDWEGHPLRKDYEDPTEYHGISHDRPSPIDGFTRVDEKLRQIAAETAAQLAAATGEGESSEESAS comes from the coding sequence ATGACCGTGCAGGAGATCGTCGAGCAGCTGAAGGCCACCTTCGGAGAGAAGGTGGGCGAGCTCTCGGAGACCCTCGATCCCTTCCTCACCCTGAAGGCCGAGGACCTCCTCGAGATCGCCGGGTTCTTGAAGGACACCGCCGGCCTGGAGATGGACTTCCTCCAGGACGAGACGGCCGTCGACTACCCCGACGAGTCCCTCATCCGGATGGTCTACCACCTCTTCTCCTACCAGCACCGTCACGGCATCGTGCTGAAGGTCGAGCTCGACCGGGCGGCCCCGAAGGTGCCCACCCTCGAGGGGCTCTGGCCGGTGGCCAACTGGCTCGAGCGGGAGGTCTGGGACCTCTTCGGTGTCGACTTCGAGGGCCACTCGGACCTGCGCCGGATCATGCTGCCGGACGACTGGGAGGGGCACCCCCTGCGGAAGGACTACGAGGACCCCACCGAGTACCACGGCATCTCCCACGACCGGCCCTCCCCCATCGATGGCTTCACCCGGGTCGACGAGAAGCTGCGGCAGATCGCGGCCGAGACCGCGGCCCAGCTCGCCGCGGCCACCGGCGAGGGCGAGAGCAGCGAGGAGAGCGCATCGTGA
- the nuoB gene encoding NADH-quinone oxidoreductase subunit NuoB, translating to MSKRYDSAGEGGGEILFANTSQIDDLINLARKNSVWYLLFGLACCGIELLQTGGPRADLERFGAVFRATPRQSDLMIVAGTLTYKMAERAKLLYDQMPEPKYVISMGSCATCGGLFQLSYSVVKGVDKIIPVDVYVPGCPPRPEALTEGLMKIHSLVTKERWADKMRARREGTQS from the coding sequence ATGAGCAAGCGCTACGACTCGGCGGGGGAAGGTGGAGGTGAGATCCTCTTCGCCAACACCTCGCAGATCGACGACCTGATCAACCTCGCCCGGAAGAACTCGGTCTGGTACCTGCTCTTCGGGCTGGCCTGCTGCGGCATCGAGCTGCTCCAGACCGGCGGGCCCCGCGCCGACCTCGAGCGCTTCGGAGCGGTCTTCCGGGCCACCCCCCGGCAGAGCGACCTGATGATCGTCGCCGGCACCCTCACCTACAAGATGGCCGAGCGGGCGAAGCTCCTCTACGACCAGATGCCCGAGCCCAAGTACGTGATCTCGATGGGCTCCTGCGCCACCTGCGGCGGGCTCTTCCAGCTCTCGTACTCGGTGGTGAAGGGCGTGGACAAGATCATCCCGGTCGACGTCTACGTCCCGGGCTGCCCGCCCCGCCCCGAGGCCCTCACCGAGGGCCTGATGAAGATCCACAGCCTCGTCACGAAGGAGCGCTGGGCCGACAAGATGCGCGCTCGCAGGGAGGGGACGCAGTCATGA
- a CDS encoding NADH-quinone oxidoreductase subunit A gives MAFDFATVLVFTLVAVGFLAGALLVGSWVRPDIPDPEKATVYECGERPIGPAWFKFNPRFYLVALVFVIFDVEVAFMFPVVAIYREWVQAGHGLVAFLEIFAFVGILSVALAYVWASGDLAWVKNTIADINSRTDADDAAKLKKAA, from the coding sequence ATGGCATTCGACTTCGCCACTGTCCTCGTCTTCACGCTCGTCGCCGTCGGATTCCTCGCCGGAGCCCTCCTGGTCGGCTCCTGGGTGCGTCCCGACATCCCGGATCCCGAGAAGGCCACCGTCTACGAGTGCGGTGAGCGCCCCATCGGTCCGGCCTGGTTCAAGTTCAACCCGCGCTTCTACCTCGTCGCCCTGGTCTTCGTGATCTTCGACGTCGAGGTCGCGTTCATGTTCCCGGTGGTCGCGATCTACCGGGAGTGGGTGCAGGCCGGGCACGGCCTCGTCGCCTTCCTCGAGATCTTCGCCTTCGTCGGGATCCTGAGCGTCGCCCTCGCCTACGTCTGGGCCAGCGGCGACCTGGCCTGGGTGAAGAACACCATCGCGGACATCAACAGCCGCACCGACGCCGACGACGCCGCCAAGCTGAAGAAGGCGGCCTAG